A window from Flavobacterium sp. 83 encodes these proteins:
- a CDS encoding RNA polymerase sigma factor — protein MPETKNHSEQLLVSELKNNNEKAFRSLFDFYYQDIYGYSISILKSKELAEENVQEVFLKIWLHRENLNLEQSFKSYLFTIARNQAFNFLNKAANDELLKEEIFYKSQKSHEQGDYSIREADCKRLKKQAIKQLPPKRKQIFKMSRKQGKTYEEISNELGISVNTVKSQMSKALESIRLFFKGHDGIL, from the coding sequence ATGCCAGAAACAAAAAACCATAGCGAACAATTATTGGTCAGTGAACTCAAAAATAACAACGAAAAAGCATTTCGTTCTCTTTTTGATTTCTACTACCAAGATATTTATGGTTATAGCATTAGTATTTTGAAGTCAAAAGAATTAGCCGAAGAAAATGTACAAGAAGTATTTTTGAAAATTTGGTTGCATCGAGAAAACTTGAATTTAGAGCAATCCTTTAAATCCTACTTGTTCACCATTGCCAGAAACCAAGCCTTTAATTTTTTGAATAAAGCTGCCAATGATGAACTTTTAAAAGAAGAGATTTTCTACAAAAGTCAAAAATCTCATGAACAGGGTGATTATTCCATTCGAGAAGCCGATTGTAAAAGACTAAAAAAACAAGCCATCAAACAACTGCCCCCAAAACGCAAACAAATTTTTAAAATGTCGCGCAAACAGGGTAAAACCTATGAAGAAATCAGTAATGAATTAGGCATTTCAGTAAATACCGTAAAAAGCCAAATGAGCAAAGCACTGGAATCAATACGTCTTTTTTTTAAAGGTCATGATGGCATTTTATAA
- a CDS encoding aspartate kinase, with protein MKTVSSIVENYIKTKPFLLNALSLGIINLTSLSRNIMTELESEFGKEVKQGAVVMSLKRLTEELDFRLNHKINKVIKNIGEITVRSELTDYTFAASDTVLNKQAELITDLNAFPDIFYTSSRGVNETNIVVSNTINHLVDKHFANEKLIQKLDNLASITVKLPKENIVVPGIYYFIFQRLAWEGIIINEVISTSNEFTILVSENEVDVAFKVIKDLKN; from the coding sequence ATGAAAACTGTTTCATCCATTGTAGAAAATTACATCAAAACAAAGCCTTTTTTATTAAATGCTCTATCACTTGGAATCATTAATTTGACATCATTATCTCGGAACATAATGACGGAATTAGAATCTGAATTTGGTAAAGAAGTAAAACAAGGTGCGGTAGTTATGTCTTTAAAAAGACTTACAGAAGAGTTAGATTTTAGATTAAATCATAAAATCAATAAAGTAATAAAAAACATAGGAGAAATCACAGTTCGTTCTGAACTAACCGATTACACTTTTGCAGCTTCAGATACGGTGTTAAACAAACAAGCTGAATTAATTACAGATTTGAATGCTTTCCCAGATATCTTTTATACTTCATCAAGAGGTGTAAATGAAACCAATATCGTGGTAAGTAACACCATAAATCATCTTGTAGACAAACATTTTGCCAATGAGAAATTGATTCAAAAACTGGATAATCTGGCTTCGATAACCGTGAAATTACCTAAAGAAAATATAGTAGTCCCAGGAATTTACTATTTCATTTTCCAACGTTTGGCCTGGGAAGGAATTATCATCAATGAAGTAATTTCGACTTCAAATGAGTTTACCATTTTAGTAAGCGAAAATGAAGTAGATGTTGCTTTTAAAGTAATTAAAGATTTAAAGAATTAA
- a CDS encoding YraN family protein encodes MAEHNELGKLGEEIAVEYLQKDGYIILETNWTFQKAEIDILAQKENILAVIEVKTRSSIEFGLPQDFVKPKKIQLLVKAVDAYVSKKDIDVNVRFDIIAIHKEGKSFVIEHLIEAFYHF; translated from the coding sequence ATGGCTGAACACAACGAACTGGGAAAACTTGGAGAAGAAATAGCTGTGGAATATCTACAAAAAGACGGCTATATTATACTGGAAACCAATTGGACTTTTCAAAAAGCAGAAATTGATATTCTTGCCCAAAAAGAAAACATACTTGCTGTTATTGAAGTAAAAACCCGTTCATCCATAGAATTTGGTTTACCCCAAGATTTTGTAAAACCAAAAAAAATACAACTTCTGGTAAAAGCGGTAGACGCTTATGTAAGTAAGAAAGATATAGATGTAAACGTTCGTTTTGACATTATTGCCATCCATAAAGAAGGCAAATCTTTTGTAATTGAACACCTTATCGAAGCTTTTTATCATTTTTAA